From the Xiphophorus couchianus chromosome 11, X_couchianus-1.0, whole genome shotgun sequence genome, the window TTTCTATGGCTGAACACAGGACAGAGGTTTACCTTTCCTATTGAGCCATGCCCCCACATAAAcccaaaactgcaataaaagagTTTAGAtgaaaactttcttcttttttttgcctgaacTAGAATCAAATCTAGTCCAGAACTAGATTTGATTCTGAATCTGTGACAAGCTTTAAAAATAGATGATTTCCATCCAGTTTGACTGATTATAAGATacgtaaaaaaaattttttaaaaagcaaattaatcTTATGATGGTGAAATCTGACAGAGACATAGGACAAACAAATTATGGTTAGATTTAGAGGGAAAGGtggttttgaaaaaatgttgactttatttGTGTTGGTTGagcacataaaatccaaataacatACATTAAATACTGTgtttgcaacatgacaaaaggcGGAGGAGGTTAAGGGGTATAATACCATGATTACACTATATGTGTGTTTAATTTTGCGTTGCAGAATCTTGGGGACCCTGGCACCCATGGAGTGTTTGCAGTGCGACTTGTGGAGAGGCAGTGAGGGAAAGAGTTCGAGAGTGtttgctgccctctggtgtgcGAGGCACGCAGTGCACTGGCATGATGAAGGAACAATCTCTATGCTCCCTGGAAGACTGTGATAGTAAGTGCTGTTAAATcaattttttatacaaatatgtATTCTCTAAACCAGTGGTTCGCATGTTTTCTATAATATCCTATTGACAGAAAATTGCCTGGAGCTATTTTAGTTACATTAAGGTTACATCTCCTATATTTTATTGGAGTTACCAAAACTGGAATCAAATTGAAaatagagcaaaaataaaataagacttCTCAGCTataatacaaaattaaattatattgcCTGTAAggtttacacatttttaattaattatcttaaTAATTCATGAAAATACTTTTCACAAAAACGTGAAATGCAATGACTTGAGTAAATGAGCACAGAATGGTTTCTTGTGGAAAAGAAGGGGGCAAgaagcaaacatatttttatcttttttttctttcttattttttttactactgtaacaattatataaaaaacattttttatgtgtccTGACCCCAACTTTGGTAACTGCTGTCCTGGAGTCCAGAGTGGGTATAGAGTTGAATTTAATATATTAGATTATATCCTTGtaactaatttaaatattatgttattttccttttactccTTAGTGCTATCTTCTCCATCTCCATCTCTTCCCTCTGTACCTGTGAGAGCATCCCAGCTTGGTGGAAACATGATTGTGGTGTTAGGTATTTCCCTCTGCTTGGCAGTGATCATGGCAACAGTTGTTGTGACTGTGTGGAGGAAGCTTTGCCAAACCCCTCAGTGTAGCTCAGTCCACAGAGGCTCCATTCATTCCCCTGGTGGGCGCAAACTTTCAGATGAGGCCTCCATCTGTGGCCATAGCCTCCAAAGGCCCAGCCTCTCTGATGGTCATTGCCCATTGGGGGCAGTTGTTCCCCAAAAAGAGAGACCCTCACTCGGAGTGCAGCCTCTCTCACCACAGGCACTGAAATCACTTTCACAGGATCCAGAAAGACTATCTCCCACAGGTCAGAAGGTGCTACCACCAATATTTGGgtatgtttacatatttgttctatcaatatttttttattagtgtttaATTATGTTTGTCCCATCTAGCTTTAGTAAACAAGACACCATATTCTTTGTAGCTATCGTTTGgctcagcagcagctgaaagagATGAAGAAACAAGGGTTAAAAGAGGCCACACAGATGTACCATGTCTCTTCAAGCCCTGTCCATGATACTGTGGTAGAGACCTGCGCCTCACCCACCACCACACCAATTCCTTCACCTACTGAGTTTGCTTGTTCTGCCCTTCCCTTGGGTTTGCAGGACAATGTCAACCACAGCCATTTTTGTACATCAACTCCCTTATCTGGGACATTGGGGGTCACATCAGACAGACTGAGTCCAAGGGTGGAGATAGTTTTGGgtcctcctcctgtctctggGAGGAGCTCTAAATGGCGTGACCGCACAGCTGACTGGGTGGAGATGGTAGAGAGGAGCAAGATGCCCAGTCTTAGGGGAGAAGGAGATGAAACATCGGCAAATAGTTTCCACAAGAATCCAAACTTCAGACGGACCTCCAGTTTTAGTGACACCAAACTCCTTTCGACTTCTTCGGCTCAGTCCACGCAGTTTAGAGAAAGGAGCATGACCCAGGTCATCCACCCatctttattactttttacCTAAATTTTTATCCAGTTTATATACTCTAAAATATATTGACTCAAGATCAATAAAGATGTGATTCCACATTGTCCTTTTCAGGTGGGATCGCGGACGCTTCCAGAAGGAAGTTCTTGGACCAAAGAAAGATGGGAGAGACAGCCTCACCCGTCGTATCCCATCCCAGAACATAGAGTCTCAGACTGGAGTACTACCAAACCCCAGAGTAATGAGCAGAGGAAGGTTTGGATGGGGACAGCACATAATAGTCAAGTCAAGCACACTGGAACAAACACTAACAATATTTCAACATCTGAGAAAAATGCTAAAGACTTTAGTGGCAGAGGTGAAAGAAAGGGGCTTGCCGACCCTGACGGCAGAGGTGGAGGGTTGGTCTCAGGGATTGGTGGTCCATCCCTTAGACATCCCTGGTCTCATGAGGTGAAACAGCTGGGTGTAGACCGAGCTGAGCGGGCTGAGCAGAACTGGAACCGCCGTGGCCCATCACCTATCCAAAGGAACATCCTGGCCCGGAAACTGAAAGAGGCTCAGTCCTGCTCTGGAGCCAAGGGACGCCAGCGCAGTTCCAGCTTTAACGTCTCATCATCTGATCGAAGGAAAGATTGGTGCAACTCTCTGCCAATGTCTAGAGACCAGAGCAGCAGCGGTGGCTCCCCCTATAGGCTAAGTGAGGTGGAACAAAGGATGCTGGACTTAGATCTATCCCCAAATTTTGTACAGGAGAAGCAGTAGAAAGTcagttatttttacaatattatgTTAACAATTTATATATGTTGAAAGAACAAATAGAACAACTAactctttaacatttttaatgcattgcttttaatatttccatGGTATAATGAGCACATTCACCCTTCTGCAAGGTTAAACACCAGCTAGATTGGTGATAGATTTCaagatgcaacaaaaaaaggtttatatCAACTGTAAATCTACAGTTTCAGCAATGTTGTGAAGTCTCAATACTTATTACAGTAACAATTGGGGTGTGCTGTTGTTCAGGCAGGGATTTTGTATTCTAATTTGTGTACAGTAGTAGTACATATGCAGTATTGAACTGCAATTGTGTTCAACAGCTGACACAGTGCCTTTGATTGGGGTTAAGAGGGCTgaagacaaatacattttcaaattcatacatttttgaGAACCACATATCCTTTTCTTCCATTTCCTAAGTATGCTATAATTAATGtcttcatcacataaaatcacattgAAATACATGAAGTATGgggttttaacataaaatgtgaaaaaagttgagGGGCATGAACTCTTTTGCAAGAGTAGGAACACTGGTGAAACAATGAAGCTAAAAtactgtttgtttaaaaatctggCAATTTTACATTCTCAGAAATgctcactggaaaaaaaaataaaattatgttttgttgattttagcTATAATTTGAAGTTGAAGCAAAGGAAGtaattaaaatacaatgaatacattttttttaaataccttgttttctttaattttagacAGAAATCTAGGATTTTTAAATGTCCCCTGCTCCACTTCCtgcaatatccaaaaaaaccaGGGGGCGCACCTTCATAGCGGTGTGTCTAAGAGAGTACCAGAGGCCTTTCCAAGTCCCCCACACCACACCATTGTCATACTCAGCCTTGTATTTCCCCCTCCCATAGAACTTGCCATTTAGGTTGGCTGCATGACACCTGCAGATAGAAGGCAGTTTACAATCTTAAACGaacagtttaatattttctgagatgcatttttatgtgaatagaaactgaagaaaataccTGTTGAACCACCAACCAGCCTGATTCTCTTTGGCACAGCTTCCCTGAAGGAAGCGGTCATTATCCTGAAAATAACAATTTTCATCAACATGATTTGTGCAccataaaaaatacaatcagtAGCACCTGAAACCTAAAACAAAGGAGTGCAGATGGCTGACCTGATCTCCAGTGCTGAACTGCATCCCACTAAGGCTGGAAGACCACTGCTCCACCATTCCTCCACCACCAGTCAGAGCATCACCAGCTTTCCCACTGTACTGCCCGTACTGGAGACGATACTTATCCTGGAGGGAGAATTTGTAAAAGGCTCAGTTATATTACTCTCGGTTTATAGTGTTTCTCCAGAAAGTATAGTTACATAACAATGCTTTTGTGATTACAGCTT encodes:
- the thsd1 gene encoding thrombospondin type-1 domain-containing protein 1 — encoded protein: MPQPVLLLPFLLVLIGYAFAGLSIWPSFHEALSNGSVFVDFSTTSNNSTIINMSLSLVNMETNTSILSRTLPSNQLVGREEFDCSCFLYAGTFRFLLRQTSITTVFHANRTDVSSTESSASWWSSELQVQWPTFHISVAKARNHSEYFQVVLSSNEHFQACSRGTDSALFLEVSYMEYNQIGQSTVDKVRAQTRKPIKPLRSQSVELPCAFPFTERDFLRVALRSPHTVQEVKDSVPLYLSRIFSYKLLVENASAYKSGCMGTMTVKMISPPCTHVNGKILLYNAGLARLGDLTSLLMEFRPEEQSSSLLASNWLTQGKNETEFNCSVFYPGRNKYCFRYVFNISQSHSPAQTCLVVYRRAESWGPWHPWSVCSATCGEAVRERVRECLLPSGVRGTQCTGMMKEQSLCSLEDCDMLSSPSPSLPSVPVRASQLGGNMIVVLGISLCLAVIMATVVVTVWRKLCQTPQCSSVHRGSIHSPGGRKLSDEASICGHSLQRPSLSDGHCPLGAVVPQKERPSLGVQPLSPQALKSLSQDPERLSPTGQKVLPPIFGYRLAQQQLKEMKKQGLKEATQMYHVSSSPVHDTVVETCASPTTTPIPSPTEFACSALPLGLQDNVNHSHFCTSTPLSGTLGVTSDRLSPRVEIVLGPPPVSGRSSKWRDRTADWVEMVERSKMPSLRGEGDETSANSFHKNPNFRRTSSFSDTKLLSTSSAQSTQFRERSMTQVGSRTLPEGSSWTKERWERQPHPSYPIPEHRVSDWSTTKPQSNEQRKVWMGTAHNSQVKHTGTNTNNISTSEKNAKDFSGRGERKGLADPDGRGGGLVSGIGGPSLRHPWSHEVKQLGVDRAERAEQNWNRRGPSPIQRNILARKLKEAQSCSGAKGRQRSSSFNVSSSDRRKDWCNSLPMSRDQSSSGGSPYRLSEVEQRMLDLDLSPNFVQEKQ